A window of Rhododendron vialii isolate Sample 1 chromosome 11a, ASM3025357v1 contains these coding sequences:
- the LOC131306456 gene encoding G-type lectin S-receptor-like serine/threonine-protein kinase RKS1 isoform X5, with product MMNPEKWVFNLLLPFLFFRICTSIDTLTPNQSIIDGDVLVSSGETFALGFFSPGNSSRRYVGIWYNKILEQTVVWVANRDSPINGTSGVLSLNWDGNLVIYDNTQNCTIWQTNVSAISYSARLLDSGNLVLFQGDSGSGGVVWQSFDHPTNTLLPNMKLGLDRKTGLEWFLTSWKTKDDPSTGEYSLRLELNELPQLILFKGASSRVWRLPTWLKRQRSAKPKDMARSIMNGTQVNNLDEVYTSYTLINASNLSTMFVDELGSLKMVTWVGKWVEFDKVPGDQCVAYGRCGAYGYCDSNNGQHFECTCLPGYEPRSAEEWNLRDASDGCIKKRKELSMCINGEGFVKVANAKIPDTSKARVWMGLSVHECKDECLRNCSCLAYTSTVEGGARAICVTWYENLMDVRRYVRRFSEDGLDLYVRVDAVELAQRRKSRRLKQRKVAVVVTSAVLASVLFIILVGLLVMKKRRRGIDIEDSDEENVELPIFDMVTLAGATNNFSNTNKIGKGGFGSVYKGHLSTGKDIAVKRLSRDSKQGLKEFKNEVILIAKLQHRNLVKLLGCCILGEERMLVYEYMPNGSLDSIIFEITRSKLLLWSRRLDIIIGIARGILYLHQDSRLRIIHRDLKASNVLLDSEMNPKISDFGLARAFGGDQSSEKTKRVVGTFGYMAPEYAIDGLFSTKSDIFSFGVIVLEIMSGKRNRKFHHAEHDLNLLGHAWGLWIDGKASELIDPMMEGSFPMSKVLSCIQIGLLCVQKCPEDRPTMSSVVSMLVSDTVALPQPKQPGFYIERSSKETHEHTTAQSPPSINEVTMTELEAR from the exons ATGATGAATCCCGAAAAATGGGTCTTCAATTTATTGCTTCCGTTTCTTTTCTTCAGAATTTGCACTTCCATTGACACCTTaactccaaaccaatccatCATCGATGGCGACGTTCTAGTATCCAGTGGTGAAACCTTTGCGCTGGGGTTTTTCAGCCCGGGAAATTCTAGTCGCAGGTATGTTGGAATATGGTATAACAAGATTCTAGAACAAACTGTTGTTTGGGTAGCCAACAGGGATAGCCCAATCAACGGTACATCAGGGGTTCTATCCCTCAACTGGGATGGAAACCTTGTCATCTAcgataatacccaaaattgTACCATTTGGCAGACAAATGTATCAGCAATTTCTTATTCAGCTCGACTCTTGGATTCGGGGAATTTGGTGTTGTTCCAAGGAGATAGTGGGAGTGGAGGTGTTGTTTGGCAAAGTTTTGATCATCCTACGAATACCCTGTTGCCAAACATGAAGCTTGGGTTGGATCGGAAGACCGGTCTTGAATGGTTCCTCACATCGTGGAAGACGAAAGACGACCCTAGTACAGGAGAATACTCCTTACGGCTTGAACTGAATGAGTTGCCCCAGTTGATACTATTCAAGGGCGCCTCAAGCCGAGTCTGGCGGCTACCCACATGGTTAAAACGTCAGAGGAGTGCAAAACCTAAGGACATGGCACGTTCCATAATGAATGGAACTCAAGTGAACAATCTCGACGAAGTTTATACATCTTACACCTTGATCAATGCGTCGAACCTGTCGACAATGTTCGTGGATGAATTGGGTTCTTTAAAAATGGTGACATGGGTCGGCAAATGGGTCGAGTTCGATAAGGTCCCTGGAGACCAATGCGTTGCTTACGGCCGGTGTGGTGCTTATGGTTACTGCGACTCTAACAACGGGCAACATTTCGAGTGTACGTGCCTTCCTGGATACGAGCCCAGGTCAGCAGAGGAGTGGAACCTGCGAGATGCATCTGACGGGTGCATCAAGAAGCGCAAGGAACTTTCCATGTGCATAAATGGAGAAGGGTTTGTTAAGGTTGCGAATGCAAAGATTCCAGATACATCCAAGGCACGTGTCTGGATGGGCCTGAGCGTGCATGAGTGCAAGGATGAGTGCTTGAGAAACTGTTCTTGCCTGGCTTACACGAGTACTGTAGAAGGAGGAGCGAGGGCGATCTGCGTCACTTGGTATGAAAATTTGATGGATGTGAGAAGGTACGTGAGAAGGTTCTCTGAAGATGGACTAGACTTGTATGTAAGGGTTGATGCGGTTGAATTAG CTCAACGTAGGAAATCAAGGAGACTAAAGCAAAGGAAGGTGGCTGTTGTGGTGACATCAGCTGTCTTAGCATCAGTCCTGTTTATCATCTTAGTAGGTTTGTTGGTGATGAAGAAACGAAGAAGAG GGATAGACATTGAAGATAGTGATGAAGAAAACGTAGAATTGCCCATTTTTGATATGGTCACCCTTGCAGGGGCAACTAACAACTTTTCTAATacaaataaaattggaaaagggGGTTTCGGATCAGTTTACAAG GGTCATCTATCAACGGGAAAAGACATAGCTGTCAAGCGACTTTCAAGGGACTCCAAACAAGGTCTCAAGGAATTCAAAAACGAGGTTATTTTGATCGCCAAACTTCAACACCGTAATCTAGTTAAGCTTTTGGGATGTTGCATCCTCGGAGAAGAAAGAATGCTAGTTTACGAGTACATGCCTAATGGAAGCTTGGATTCCATCATTTTTG AAATAACAAGAAGCAAATTGCTCTTGTGGAGTAGACGCCTGGATATCATTATTGGGATTGCTAGAGGGATTCTTTATCTTCATCAAGATTCAAGATTGAGAATCATTCATAGGGATCTTAAAGCTAGCAATGTGCTACTTGATAGTGAGATGAATCCcaaaatttcagattttggcCTAGCTAGAGCTTTTGGAGGTGATCAGTCAtccgaaaaaacaaaaagggtggTCGGAACTTT TGGTTACATGGCTCCCGAATATGCAATCGACGGtctattttcaacaaaatcagaTATTTTTAGCTTTGGAGTCATAGTTTTGGAGATAATGAGTGGCAAAAGGAATAGAAAGTTTCATCATGCAGAGCATGATCTAAACCTTCTTGGACAT GCATGGGGACTTTGGATTGACGGAAAAGCTTCTGAATTAATAGATCCAATGATGGAGGGTTCATTTCCAATGTCTAAGGTGTTGAGTTGTATACAGATTGGTCTTCTATGCGTCCAGAAATGCCCCGAAGATAGGCCAACTATGTCATCTGTGGTCTCAATGTTGGTTTCGGATACCGTAGCTTTGCCCCAACCCAAGCAACCTGGCTTTTATATTGAGCGAAGTTCCAAAGAGACGCATGAACATACTACCGCTCAAAGTCCTCCCAGCATCAATGAAGTGACAATGACTGAACTAGAGGCTCGCTAA
- the LOC131307039 gene encoding receptor-like serine/threonine-protein kinase SD1-8, producing the protein MALEYAIDGLFSTKSDIFSFGVIVLEVMSSKRNRKFHHTDHDLNLLGQAWKLWMDGKAYELIDPVIEGLFPMSKVLRCIQIGLLCVQKCSKDRPTMSSVVAIFRYFRRSRVLLFRSNRMPKGLQMRSLRVPLFASHRKAAVNAMQ; encoded by the exons ATGGCTCTTGAATATGCAATCGATGGcctattttcaacaaaatccgATATTTTTAGCTTTGGAGTGATAGTTTTGGAGGTAATGAGCAGCAAAAGGAATAGAAAATTTCATCACACAGACCATGATCTAAACCTTCTAGGACA GGCATGGAAACTTTGGATGGATGGAAAGGCTTATGAATTAATAGATCCAGTGATTGAGGGTTTATTTCCAATGTCTAAGGTGTTGAGATGTATACAGATTGGTCTCCTATGCGTGCAGAAATGTTCTAAAGACAGGCCGACTATGTCGTCTGTGGTCGCAATTTTTAGATATT TCAGACGATCGAGGGTTTTACTATTCAGAAGTAATCGGATGCCCAAAGGGCTACAGATGAGATCTCTCAGAGTTCCTCTCTTTGCCTCTCACAGAAAAGCTGCTGTGAATGCAATGCAATAG